The genomic window GAAGGCTTGAAAAAAAACGTTAATGGCGGGGATATATTGAACTAGGGCTAAATATGCGATCGCAATTCCAATTAACAATGTGGGAACGAAACTCTTCTTTTGTCTGGGATGAGACGTATTTGCCTTAGATCCCTTACTTATTGTCATATCTTCTTGCCCAAGATTGTAATAAATTGATTGTTAAGAGCAATACTAGGGAAATAGCCAGTAGCACTACGCCAATGACAGTTGCACCAGAATAGTCATACTGCTCTAAACGTTGGAAAATCAACACAGGGGCAATCAAATCTTGAAATGGTGTATTAGAAGCAATGATCACCGTCGAACCATACTCCCCCACCGCACGGGAAAAACCCAAAGCTACACCTGTCAAAATCGAAGGTAATAAGGGAGGTAAAATCACTTTCCAAAAAGTTTGCCACTGGGAAGCACCCAAAGACCAAGCAGCTTCTTCAATTTCTATTTCCATTTCTTGTAGTACAGGTTGTACTGTTCTGACTACAAAAGGTAATGAAATAAACACCATTGCCACCCAAACACCTAAGCGGGTGAAGGATACTTTAATCCCCATTGGTGCAAGCAGCGAACCAATCCAGCCATTATTACTGTACACTGTTGCTAGTGTTAAACCTGCTACCGCAGTTGGTAATGCAAACGGTAAATCTACGGTAGCATCAATTATTCTTTTGAGGGGAAAGTCGTAGCGCACTAACACCCAAGCTATGAGAGTCCCAAAGATGCCATTGAGTAACGCAGCCAGTAAGGAAGTGACAAAGGTGACGTTGTAAGTGGCTAAAGCCAGATCACTAGTAGCAATTGCCCAAAATCTAGTCGGTGTTTCTGTACTGGCTTTAAGAAACATGGCAGCCATTGGGAGAAATAACATAATTGTTAGATATCCCCAAGTAATCCGCCATGTCCAAGGCATTTTTATGACTGGACGGAGAAATTTTTGCCAAACCGGAATTTTATGATCAATTTCCGCAGTAGGAGATAAGCTCATAGACAATTCAAAATGAGTTAAGTAGAACGGTGTAAATAATTAAAGGTTTGTAGTCAGGATTTTAGTCCGAAAAGAAGGACTAAAGTCCTTACTACGAACTCGATCACAATCCGCTATCTTTTAATACTGGATTGAACTTGGTCAAATACACCGCCATCAGCGAAGAATTTTTGGTCAATGGTTTGCCAACCACCAAAGTCTTGAGCTGTACCTAGAGTTTTGACTGCGGGGAACTTATCTTTGACTTCTTTGGTTTGAGCTACTGTCTCTTCTACTGGTCGGAATCCTAATTTGACAAACTCTTGTTGTGCCTCTGGTGTATAGAGGAATTTCACAAACGCTTCTGCCACTTCTCTATTACCGTGTTTATCAACGTTTTTATCAACCACTGCAATGGGATTATCGATGGAAATGTTAACTTCGGGGATAATGTAGTCTAGTTTCTCACCTTTTTGTTCTGCCAAGATAACTTCATTTTCGTAGTTGATTAAAGCGTCTCCCTGTCCTTGTTTAGCAAATGCGTCTGTTGCTTCTCGTGCATCTCTAGTCAAAATTGGCACATTTCTATAGACTTGAGTGACAAATTCTTTGGCTTTGGCTTCATCGCCGCCATTTTTAATCCCAGCATTCCACAGTGCTAAAAAGTTCCAACGGGCAACACCAGAGGTTTTGGGGTCAGCTGTAATTACTTTAATATCATCTTTAGCTAAATCTGCCCAATTTTTGATGCCTTTGGGGTTTCCTGGGCGAGTAATGATTGCTGCTACAGATTTAGAAACTATACCGTTATTCGGAACTTCTTTTTCCCATCCTGGCGCAATCAGTCCAGCCTTCTCAATCTTTTCTGTGTCTAGTGCCAATGCCAAGTGAACCACATCTGCATCTAATCCATCAATGACAGCACGAGTTTGAGAACCTGAGCCACCGTAACTTTGTCTAAAGGTGACAGTCTGGTTATGTTCTTGCTGCCATTTTTCGACAAACTTGGGAATAATCGCCTCGTGAGCTAGTTTGGTGACAGCAAAGGAAACTAGGGTGATTTGGACATTTGGTTTGTTGGCAGCAACAGGATTCGCGGTAGATGCTTCGCCAGTGGTATTATTTTCATTTCCCCCAGAGCAAGCAGCAAGGGTGAGACTCAACATTGTTCCCACTATCATCAATGAGACAAAGCCTTTTAAGGAACTAAATCTAAATCTCAACAGGCTTTTTCCCTGCCCAGCAATCAGCTGTAATTGTTTAAGGGGTCGCTGCCACAAGCTCATGCCAAATTCTCCTAGAGAATATACGGTTAATCGATGCAAATACAGTTGTATATAAATAATAATCGCAGACTTTTCGTAAAATTGACAAGCAAAAACTTCATATTCCCTATCGGAATATGGGAATTAAAACAATTCGCAATGGACTAACGTCCCGCTACGCTAACGCAATTCGCAATTCGCAATTAAATTTTTCTTCCCCTGCTTCCCCTGCTTCCCCTGCCCCCTGCCCCCTGCCCCCTGCCCTAAACCATGCCAACTAGTCTGGCAACAGCCGAGGCTAAAGTGTCTGGTTCTATCGGTTTAGGTATGTGCATTTGAAAACCTACTGCCTGTGCCTGTTTTTGGTACAATTCTCCAGCGTATGCAGTCAGTGCGATCGCTGGAATTTGTCCGTTATTAGCCGATGTCCTAGTCCTAATTTGTTGTAACAGTTCATAGCCGTTCATTTGCGGCATTCCAATATCACTAACTAAGACATCGGGTTTTAAACGCGCTAATATTTGCAAAGCTTCTAAACCTGATGATGCTGTTATCACTTCTGCTTGATACATTCGCAGGACAAAGGTAACAAATTCGAGGGAGTCGGCATCATCATCCACAACTAAAACTTTAATCCCACTAAAATCAAAGGAAATATCTTGCTGCTGATTGTGCTTAGGAGTCTCTGAATTAAAAGTAATTGGTAGTTTAACTGTGAAAGTTGCCCCCTGCCCAATACCAGGGCTATGGGCTGTAATAGTACCGCCATGTAGTTCCACTAAGTTACGGACAATTGCTAGTCCTAATCCCAAACCACCAAAGTTTCGGGTAATGCTGCTATCTTCTTGCCAAAAGTAATTAAATATGTATGGTAAAAATTCTGCACTGATGCCTTTACCTGTGTCACTGATAGTGATTTGAGCATAGGATCTAATCTGCTCTAATCTGATTTCTATTTTCCCGCCTGGTGGTGTAAATTTGACAGCATTGGATAGTAGATTCCATAGAATTTGTTGTAAGCGGGCTGCATCTCCTGCTACTTTTCCTAAATTGGGTTCAATAATAGTTTGAATTTGGATGTTTTTATTTTCTAATGCTAAATGCACCGTTTCTATAGCGGCTCTTGTGATGGAAACAAGATTAACTGTGGAAACATTCAGGGTGATTTTACCCTGCATAATTCGAGATATATTTAGTAAGTCTTCAATTAGACGTAACTGTAAATCGGCATTGCGCTCAATAGCTTCCAAGGCTTCAGCTGTTTTGTTTGCTTCTAATCGGCCACTTCTGATTAGTTTAATCCAACCCAGAATTGGGTTCAGGGGAGTCCGCAGTTCGTGGGATAGGACTGCTAGAAATTCATCTTTAATCCGGTTAGAGGCTTCCGCTTGCTTACGTGCTGCTTGTTCTCTTTGTAATAACTGTTCCCGTTCTATTTCCAGTTGCTTGCGTAAGCGAAGCTCGTTGTAGACATCGCTAATTTCCTCACAGACAATATTAATACCGATGACTTGTCCATTATCATCCTTCAAAGGATGCCAACTCTCTAGCCATGTGCGACTGACACCAGGTTGAGCAGCAGTTTCACCATTGATTTCAATGTTGAGGACAGGTTCACCTGTTTGGATAATATTACGTAATATGGGTTCGACTTCGCTTGCTAGGTTTGGGACAGTCTCTCGCACGCTACGCCCCAAATGTGCTTCTACTGGAATCCCATTAATTTCCGCTAACCGTTGATTAATCCGCACAAAGCGCAACTCAGTATCTAAAGCACCCAGACCAATCGGTGCAGTTTGGTAAATTGACTCAATTTCGTTGAGTTGACGGCGAATTTTTAGATCATTTTGCAGCAGTGTTTCCTCTATCTGTTTGCGGGTTGTAATTTCTTCTGCTACATAACAAAATCGAGGATGTCTAAACACAGATGAATTAATGGGGGCAACTGTCACTGACAAGTAAATAAGATGTTTCTGATTATCCTCATGAACATACTCAAATTTTACAGGTTCACCCCGTAATTCAGATTCACGGTACTGGGTCAGCCACACTTGAATAATAGTCGGGGTTACTCCCAACTCACTAGCCAGTTTCCCAGTTGTGCTACCTGGTTCATGACCAAAGAAACGGCAGGTGGTAGAGTTATCGTAAATGTGAAGAATATCATTCTCAGTAATCTCGACCACTCCCATTAGCATCGGTGCATTGTCGTAGTAACTTCTCAGAGTTGCTTCTCGTTCGGCTAAGGTGGCATTAACTTGTTGTAATTCAGCCGTCCGTGCTGCTACCCTTTGCTCTAATTCCTGGTTTGCCTGTTGCAGTCTTGCTTCTAATTGTTTACGCTTAGTCATGTCTGTGTGCGTTCCTGCCATCCGCACCACATTTCCCGCCTCATCCCACAGTGCTTGACCGCGATCCAGAATCCATTTATACGTGCCGTCTTTGCACTGGACACGATGCTCAGTGCTGTAAAATGGAGTTTTGCGCTCAAAGTGGTCTTGAATCGCCTGCATGACCCAATTGATATCGTCGGGATGTACGCGTTTTGCCCATTCATCTAGATGGTTGTTAATTTCGTGGTCTGGGTATCCCAACATTTCTTTCCATCTAGCTGAGAAAAAAACTTCATTGGTAATAATATTCCAGTCCCAGACACCATCATTACTACCGCGTAGGGTTAATTGCCAGCGTTCTTCACTCTCCCGCAATTGTGCTTCTAGATGTTGGCGTTCAGTTTCAGCACGCACCCGATCGCTAATATCCCGTCCTTCTGGGAGCAACAGGATGACTGTTCCCGACTGATCAAGCAAGGGTTTGAGGGAAAAATCGATGGTGACGATGCGATCGCCTACTCCCAATACTTCGACTTCATAGCGGACAAATTCTCCCTTTGCA from Nostoc sp. UHCC 0870 includes these protein-coding regions:
- the cysT gene encoding sulfate ABC transporter permease subunit CysT yields the protein MSLSPTAEIDHKIPVWQKFLRPVIKMPWTWRITWGYLTIMLFLPMAAMFLKASTETPTRFWAIATSDLALATYNVTFVTSLLAALLNGIFGTLIAWVLVRYDFPLKRIIDATVDLPFALPTAVAGLTLATVYSNNGWIGSLLAPMGIKVSFTRLGVWVAMVFISLPFVVRTVQPVLQEMEIEIEEAAWSLGASQWQTFWKVILPPLLPSILTGVALGFSRAVGEYGSTVIIASNTPFQDLIAPVLIFQRLEQYDYSGATVIGVVLLAISLVLLLTINLLQSWARRYDNK
- a CDS encoding sulfate ABC transporter substrate-binding protein is translated as MSLWQRPLKQLQLIAGQGKSLLRFRFSSLKGFVSLMIVGTMLSLTLAACSGGNENNTTGEASTANPVAANKPNVQITLVSFAVTKLAHEAIIPKFVEKWQQEHNQTVTFRQSYGGSGSQTRAVIDGLDADVVHLALALDTEKIEKAGLIAPGWEKEVPNNGIVSKSVAAIITRPGNPKGIKNWADLAKDDIKVITADPKTSGVARWNFLALWNAGIKNGGDEAKAKEFVTQVYRNVPILTRDAREATDAFAKQGQGDALINYENEVILAEQKGEKLDYIIPEVNISIDNPIAVVDKNVDKHGNREVAEAFVKFLYTPEAQQEFVKLGFRPVEETVAQTKEVKDKFPAVKTLGTAQDFGGWQTIDQKFFADGGVFDQVQSSIKR
- a CDS encoding PAS domain S-box protein, with the translated sequence MLTERRHAILIVDEVEINQDKYRSYLNVYSDIDYTIITAKSAKDVLNLCCDQTPWNEAGIIDAIILKYHLSDQDGLAVLKTLKSQWGKSCPPVVMIAEDNTALAVQAMKAGAEDYLVEDQFTPEQLRFTIKTAIQNAELRQAEQSREEQFRAIFNHTFQFIGLLTVEGILIEANQTALDFAGLIRADVINRPFWEVRWWTISTATQDKLKAAITQAAKGEFVRYEVEVLGVGDRIVTIDFSLKPLLDQSGTVILLLPEGRDISDRVRAETERQHLEAQLRESEERWQLTLRGSNDGVWDWNIITNEVFFSARWKEMLGYPDHEINNHLDEWAKRVHPDDINWVMQAIQDHFERKTPFYSTEHRVQCKDGTYKWILDRGQALWDEAGNVVRMAGTHTDMTKRKQLEARLQQANQELEQRVAARTAELQQVNATLAEREATLRSYYDNAPMLMGVVEITENDILHIYDNSTTCRFFGHEPGSTTGKLASELGVTPTIIQVWLTQYRESELRGEPVKFEYVHEDNQKHLIYLSVTVAPINSSVFRHPRFCYVAEEITTRKQIEETLLQNDLKIRRQLNEIESIYQTAPIGLGALDTELRFVRINQRLAEINGIPVEAHLGRSVRETVPNLASEVEPILRNIIQTGEPVLNIEINGETAAQPGVSRTWLESWHPLKDDNGQVIGINIVCEEISDVYNELRLRKQLEIEREQLLQREQAARKQAEASNRIKDEFLAVLSHELRTPLNPILGWIKLIRSGRLEANKTAEALEAIERNADLQLRLIEDLLNISRIMQGKITLNVSTVNLVSITRAAIETVHLALENKNIQIQTIIEPNLGKVAGDAARLQQILWNLLSNAVKFTPPGGKIEIRLEQIRSYAQITISDTGKGISAEFLPYIFNYFWQEDSSITRNFGGLGLGLAIVRNLVELHGGTITAHSPGIGQGATFTVKLPITFNSETPKHNQQQDISFDFSGIKVLVVDDDADSLEFVTFVLRMYQAEVITASSGLEALQILARLKPDVLVSDIGMPQMNGYELLQQIRTRTSANNGQIPAIALTAYAGELYQKQAQAVGFQMHIPKPIEPDTLASAVARLVGMV